ATAGCTATCGGTTCAGGGTCTAACCATTCCGAACTAAGATAGGTAGTAGGTTTCAAGAACAGGTCCCCGACCCATCCAACTGTGTCACGGGGGTTGGAAGGACCGAGAATAGGCCACACGATATAGAATCCAGAACCTATGCCGTACTTACCAAGTGTCTGGCCAAAATCCGCTTTACGGCCTGTAATCCCGAAACCGTCCTTGGCAACGTCCCGGAACCCGGCAACCCCGACGGTGGAGTTAATGACAAAACGGACAAGCTCGCGCCCTGCATAATCTGGTTTCCCCTGGAGCAGGTTGTTCACGAAGCGAACGGGCATCATTATATTTTCGTAGAAGTTGCTGAATATTATCCTGAAGGTTTCCGGTATGACGTACTTGTAACCCTGGGCAGTAGGTTTCAGGAGCCAGAAGTAGAACTTGTCATTAAAATGATACATGGCCCTGTTCCAGGGTTCTATGGGATCGGCAATGGTAGGCCCTTCGCCTGAGGTGGCTGTCTCCTCGGTGACGTCCCCATACTCATCAGATGGTTTCTCTTTCACGGTAACCGGAGCGAGACTGGTCTCATCAGCTGGTTTTTCTGCCTTCGGAAAACCTTCGCCAGTGGTGATACCCGGGTCTGTGGCAGTGGCAGCTCCGTGCGCCGGGGAGAGGCCGAGCGACAAGGAGAGCAGAAAAACCAGGCATACAGTCAATCCCGCAAAAGATATACTTTCCCTGTAGCGTGTCGGTCCCTGGCGGCTCATTTCTTGCCTACCTTTTTACGCAGGGTCTCGAGCAGCTTTTCGGGCGGGTTATTCCCGAGAATCTCCCGGAACTGGGTGCGGTAGTTACTGATCAGGCTCACTCCCTCGATCACCACATCAAATACTTTCCACTCGCTGTCCTTCTTAATGACCCTGTAATAAATGGGGGTCTCGCCGTTCTTTGTGACGACAGAGCTCTGGACCTCCACCATGTTTTCCGAAAGTGGTACCTCCTTCGTAAAGTTCACCTGTTCGTTGGTGTAGGCTGTGATCTTATCTACGTACGCGTCCTTGAGGATGGTCTTGTAAAGTTCGACGAATTCCCTGCGCTGCTCTGGGGTAAACTTGTTCCAGTTCAGCCCCAGTGTCCTCTTCGAAAGCTCTACGAAATCGAAGAGCTTATCGGCGGCGGCCACGATCCTTTGTTCTTTCACCTTTTTGCCCGCTTCCCCTTTAAGCTTAGGGTCGCGCATCACCTCAAGTACACTGTTGACATTTACCTTCACAGTATCGAGCGGGGCGCCTCCAAAAGCGAGGAATGGAACCATCAAAACAATAAGCAGTGTAGCTGAAGCTACCCATTTTTTCATAGTACTCTCCTTGGTCACTTGGTGGATTTTGCCGGGGATTTCTCCGGCTCCTTCTTCACGTCCCCGAATGCATACTTGCCTATCAGATCTTCGATATCAGTCGGCACAGAAGTTTGCGTGATGAAGCCGCCAGGTTTCAATACCTCGCCGGCTCCTCCCGGGTCGATTTTCACATACTTGTCCCCGATGAGCCCGGAGGTCTTTATAGCTGCTGCCGCATCATCGTATACCTTTACCCCTTTGTTGATCTTCATTCCGATGATCCCCATCTGTCTCTCGGTGTCTACACCCAGGCTATTCACACTGCCCACCTCGATCCCGTAGATTTCGACTGCACTGCCGGCCCTCAGTCCGGAGACCGAGGCGAACCGCGCATAAAGCGGGTACGTATCTTCCCCAAACAGCGAAACCTTGCCCAGCTTCACGGTCATATAGCCCACGCATATGAGACCAACCAAAACGAAAATACCTACAGCCGTTTCCATGGAATACTTTTTCATTACACGCTACCTCCGGCATCGCATCGGTGAGTTGCGATAATCTCCTGGTTTTTCTCAGCCCTCTCGATTATCTGTTCAATCTCGTCAGCGGGCGAGACTTCTGTAATCCCGGCACGGATGTAAATGTCGAAACTTTGTCCCGCGCCTATCTTTGCCTCGGCAATACTCTCGATGCTGGCAAGGGCCTCTTGCTGCAGTTCTTGAGCAAAGCCCGCCACCAGTTCCTTTGCCTCATCAGGAGTTGTATGAGGGAATATAGTAAGAACCTGATCCCTGCTGTGACGTGCGGAGAAACCTCCCACAGGGTTGAAGCGCCTGTTAGTGTATTCGCCAAGCGCCTTGAGGACTTCAACTGCTGCCTGCGGTCCCAGGGCCTCGTGCAATATATTTAACCGAACGCTAAAAACCGCGGCCGAAACCGCAGCTACCGTGGCTGTGCCCCCCAACATTGCTGTATAATGAACCCTGAACGCCTCCCTGGAAAGCAGGCCTGTCAGCTCGTC
The sequence above is a segment of the Pseudomonadota bacterium genome. Coding sequences within it:
- a CDS encoding ABC transporter substrate-binding protein, producing the protein MKKWVASATLLIVLMVPFLAFGGAPLDTVKVNVNSVLEVMRDPKLKGEAGKKVKEQRIVAAADKLFDFVELSKRTLGLNWNKFTPEQRREFVELYKTILKDAYVDKITAYTNEQVNFTKEVPLSENMVEVQSSVVTKNGETPIYYRVIKKDSEWKVFDVVIEGVSLISNYRTQFREILGNNPPEKLLETLRKKVGKK
- the mlaD gene encoding outer membrane lipid asymmetry maintenance protein MlaD, which translates into the protein MKKYSMETAVGIFVLVGLICVGYMTVKLGKVSLFGEDTYPLYARFASVSGLRAGSAVEIYGIEVGSVNSLGVDTERQMGIIGMKINKGVKVYDDAAAAIKTSGLIGDKYVKIDPGGAGEVLKPGGFITQTSVPTDIEDLIGKYAFGDVKKEPEKSPAKSTK
- a CDS encoding VacJ family lipoprotein; amino-acid sequence: MSRQGPTRYRESISFAGLTVCLVFLLSLSLGLSPAHGAATATDPGITTGEGFPKAEKPADETSLAPVTVKEKPSDEYGDVTEETATSGEGPTIADPIEPWNRAMYHFNDKFYFWLLKPTAQGYKYVIPETFRIIFSNFYENIMMPVRFVNNLLQGKPDYAGRELVRFVINSTVGVAGFRDVAKDGFGITGRKADFGQTLGKYGIGSGFYIVWPILGPSNPRDTVGWVGDLFLKPTTYLSSEWLDPEPIAITAHEKVNYFSFHIGDYEALKKAAIDPYIAIRDAYVQYRKKLLEQ